In Argiope bruennichi chromosome X1, qqArgBrue1.1, whole genome shotgun sequence, a single window of DNA contains:
- the LOC129958927 gene encoding signal transducing adapter molecule 1-like — protein MPLFSSQFDQAVEKATSEMNTTEDYQTIFEICDKIQVTPNGPKEALRAISKRLNSNVPLIVMHALTLLDCCVKNCGRKLHLEVCSRDFESEIKKLLNKGHAKCVEKLKEMLKRWTEEEFKNDPELSLIPSLYNSIKTENELSDNSHQRHKDSLTREKIKKEEDDLAKAIELSLKESKATGSSTLYPNASASNPVTKTARVKEPRKVRALYDFTAAEENELSFKAGEIIHIIDDSDPSWLLGSNQNGEGLFPANFVTSDLSEPVPGKTEKTVQFNDEVKVKTLETPVEEVVIDEKKIDALLSAFLDADPTGQVPDSDDLLALEDHCLAMGPLIEQQLEKIDHQHAELTQCNKLLVDALKSYETLMKSYPSVPYAPYQVPPEVMHTYPHPSVQPQLQPQVYSTHLQHHPGEPYQPMPVPTGHEHYPVPLSGAMPTTLQSRNVQTAPPQVPYDTSNLNSYGAMPHHSIPVTSSNYSVPLPSRDANGLYYGDIVGNSMQHNTTPISMHQPML, from the exons atgcctttGTTTAGTTCTCAATTCGATCAGGCTGTTG AAAAGGCTACAAGTGAAATGAACACAACAGAAGATTATCAAACTATATTTGAGATTTGCGACAAAATTCAGGTTACTCCAAACGGCCCGAAAGAAGCTTTAAGAGCTATCAGCAAAAGACTTAACAGCAACGTACCTCTTATTGTTATGCATGCATTAACT ttattggaTTGTTGTGTGAAAAATTGTGGCCGAAAATTGCATCTTGAAGTATGCTCAAGAGattttgaatctgaaataaaaaagctCCTAAATAAG gGCCATGCCAAATGTGTTGAAAAGCTGAAAGAAATGTTGAAGCGATGGACTGAAGAAGAATTCAAAAATGATCCTGAATTAAg ccTCATACCATCATTGTACAATAGCATCAAGACTGAAAACGAACTAAGTGATAATAGCCACCAACGACATAAAGATTCTTTGACTAGAGAAAAGATCAAGAAAGAAGAGGATGACCTTGCTAAAGCTATCGAACTGTCGCTAAAAGAATCCAAAGCTACTGGGAGCAGTACATTGTATCCTAATGCTTCTGCTTCAAACCCTGTTACTAAAACAGCAAGAGTTAAAGAACCACGAAAGGTTAGAGCTCTGTATGACTTCACTGCAGCAGAAGAAAATGAACTATCCTTTAAAGCAGgagaaattattcatattattgatGACAG TGATCCCTCATGGTTACTTGGCTCAAATCAGAATGGGGAGGGCCTCTTTCCAGCAAATTTTGTGACATCAGATTTATCTGAACCAGTACCAGGCAAAACTGAGAAAACTGTACAGTTTAATGATGAAGTTAAAGTTAAAACTTTAGAAACTCCTGTTGAAGAAGTAGTCATAGATGAA aaaaagatCGATGCATTGCTTTCAGCATTTTTAGATGCTGACCCTACTGGACAAGTTCCAGATTCAGATGATTTGCTTGCTCTAGAgg atcatTGCTTAGCAATGGGTCCTCTGATAGAACAACAGCTGGAGAAAATTGATCATCAGCATGCTGAGTTAACACAATGCAACAAACTTCTGGTTGATGCCTTGAAATCTTATGAAACATTAATGAAGTCTTACCCTTCTGTTCCATATGCACCTTATCAGGTACCACCAGAAGTTATGCATACCTATCCTCATCCGTCAGTTCAACCTCAACTACAACCTCAA gtttataGTACTCACTTACAACATCACCCAGGTGAACCTTATCAGCCTATGCCTGTTCCTACGGGTCATGAACATTATCCAGTTCCTTTGTCag GTGCAATGCCTACAACTCTCCAATCACGAAATGTGCAGACTGCTCCGCCCCAAGTTCCTTATGATACTTCTAATCTGAATTCTTATGGAGC CATGCCCCATCATTCCATTCCGGTGACCAGCAGCAATTACTCTGTTCCCCTTCCATCAAGAGACGCTAATGGGTTATATTATGGTGATATAGTGGGTAATTCTATGCAACATAATACAACTCCTATATCAATGCATCAGCCTATGTTATGA